A window from Xiphophorus maculatus strain JP 163 A chromosome 17, X_maculatus-5.0-male, whole genome shotgun sequence encodes these proteins:
- the LOC102236403 gene encoding pleckstrin homology-like domain family A member 1 gives MEVSLCSMKGSLNDRASMVSGGFTLLRGAVHFSRPLPPPKAAPQTVTGRQAASQALLPHPAATAASHARSLSGIERHRSSSVRASIRLEVRSGRPNMLENGRKVYKEGLLEKRSDGLLQLWKKKHCVLTEDGVLLLPPKQHDHPQQQQQHGGGDTGKVKELHFANMKTVDCVERKGKYVYFTVVMTEGKEIDFRCPQDEGWNAEITLQMVQYKNRQAILAVKSTRQKQQLLVVQMPGQKTVRSSPSVA, from the coding sequence ATGGAGGTCTCGCTGTGTAGTATGAAGGGGAGTCTTAATGACCGCGCTTCCATGGTCTCGGGGGGTTTTACTCTACTCAGGGGGGCGGTGCACTTCTCCAGACCCCTCCCGCCCCCAAAAGCAGCTCCACAAACAGTGACCGGCAGGCAGGCTGCTAGTCAGGCGCTTCTTCCACATCCAGCAGCCACAGCTGCATCCCATGCCCGCAGCCTCTCCGGGATAGAGCGCCATCGATCAAGCAGCGTCCGTGCGTCCATCAGGCTGGAGGTCCGCAGCGGTCGGCCGAACATGCTGGAAAACGGGAGGAAGGTGTACAAGGAGGGTCTGCTGGAGAAGCGGAGCGACGGGCTGCTGCAGCTTTGGAAGAAGAAGCACTGCGTCCTGACCGAGGACGgcgtgctgctgctgccgcccaAGCAGCACGATCacccgcagcagcagcagcagcacggCGGCGGGGACACGGGCAAAGTCAAGGAGCTTCACTTCGCCAACATGAAGACAGTGGACTGCGTGGAGCGGAAAGGCAAGTACGTCTACTTCACCGTTGTCATGACGGAGGGGAAGGAGATCGACTTCAGGTGCCCGCAGGACGAGGGCTGGAACGCGGAGATCACCTTGCAGATGGTCCAGTACAAGAACCGGCAGGCGATCCTGGCCGTCAAGTCCACCcggcagaagcagcagctgctcgTCGTGCAGATGCCCGGGCAGAAGACCGTCCGGAGCTCCCCGAGCGTGGCGTGA